A section of the Verrucomicrobium sp. GAS474 genome encodes:
- a CDS encoding glutamine synthetase III, giving the protein MSASTSRQAAIKAVTEFKSPAPIDYKTPVTEIYGTNVFSPAVMKQRLPKPVYKALIATIESGAKLDGSIADVVASAMKDWAESKGATHYAHVFYPLTGLSAEKHDAFLSPDGVAAAITEFAGKTLIQGEPDASSFPNGGLRGTSHARGYTAWDVTSPAYLLENQNGVTLCIPTAFVSWTGHLLDHKTPLLRGMQAIDKQAKRLLKLFGHDKISYVASSAGPEQEYFLIDRNFYYARPDLHLAGRALFGAKPPKGQEFEDHYFGSIPPRVLAFMHDWERELYKLGIPIKTRHNEVAPGQFEIAPVYESSNLAADHQQTTMTLLKSVAEKHGLAALLHEKPFKGVNGSGKHLNFSFGNSTQGNLLEPGDTPHANAQFLAFATAVIRAVSIHSKLLRAVVASAGNDHRLGANEAPPAIISVYLGDQLADVFEQIKAGEAKTSKSKTTLQIGVDVLPPLPKDAGDRNRTSPFAFTGNKFEFRAVGSSQSIGAAILVLNVIVAESIDYIATELEKAGPDKFTATLQKLLQSIIVEHGKVIFNGNGYSEEWHKEAEGRGLPNLKTSVEALPAYTLPSTVAAFEKYGILTKEELESRQEIALEQYVKTINVEALLTLEIAKTQIFPAALRHLGEVSESIAKAKAIGVDFPSCPAEKTAELIKELGAGIKELCEAHSHEAEGTTLDHAKYAKDKIIPAMLKTREAADKLEGIVADDLWPLPTFQEILFIK; this is encoded by the coding sequence ATGAGTGCCAGCACCTCCCGCCAAGCGGCGATCAAAGCGGTGACCGAGTTCAAAAGCCCGGCTCCGATCGACTACAAAACGCCCGTGACCGAAATCTACGGCACGAACGTCTTCAGCCCCGCCGTGATGAAGCAGCGGCTGCCGAAGCCCGTCTACAAGGCCCTCATCGCCACGATCGAGAGCGGCGCGAAGCTGGACGGTTCCATCGCCGACGTCGTCGCCTCCGCGATGAAGGATTGGGCCGAGTCGAAGGGCGCCACGCACTACGCCCACGTCTTCTACCCCCTCACCGGCCTCAGCGCCGAGAAGCATGACGCCTTCCTCTCCCCCGACGGCGTCGCCGCCGCCATCACCGAGTTCGCCGGGAAGACCCTGATCCAGGGCGAACCCGACGCCTCCAGCTTCCCGAACGGCGGCCTCCGCGGCACCTCCCACGCCCGCGGCTACACCGCCTGGGACGTGACGAGCCCCGCCTACCTCCTCGAGAACCAGAACGGCGTCACCCTCTGCATCCCGACGGCCTTCGTCTCGTGGACCGGCCACCTCCTCGACCACAAGACCCCGCTCCTCCGCGGCATGCAGGCGATCGACAAGCAGGCCAAGCGCCTCCTGAAGCTCTTCGGACACGACAAGATCAGCTACGTCGCCAGCAGCGCCGGTCCCGAGCAGGAATACTTCCTCATCGACCGGAACTTCTACTACGCCCGTCCCGACCTCCACCTCGCCGGCCGCGCCCTCTTCGGCGCCAAGCCCCCGAAGGGCCAGGAATTCGAGGACCACTACTTCGGCTCGATCCCTCCCCGCGTCCTCGCCTTCATGCACGACTGGGAGCGCGAGCTCTACAAGCTCGGCATCCCGATCAAGACCCGCCACAACGAGGTCGCGCCCGGGCAGTTCGAGATCGCGCCCGTCTATGAGTCGTCGAACCTCGCCGCCGACCACCAGCAGACCACGATGACCCTGCTGAAGTCGGTCGCCGAGAAGCACGGCCTCGCCGCCCTCCTGCACGAGAAGCCCTTCAAGGGCGTCAACGGCAGCGGCAAGCACCTGAACTTCTCCTTCGGCAACTCGACCCAGGGCAACCTCCTCGAGCCCGGCGACACCCCCCACGCGAACGCCCAGTTCCTGGCCTTCGCCACGGCCGTCATCCGCGCCGTCAGCATCCACTCGAAGCTCCTCCGCGCCGTCGTCGCCTCCGCGGGCAACGACCACCGCCTCGGGGCCAACGAGGCGCCCCCCGCGATCATCTCCGTCTACCTCGGCGACCAGCTCGCCGACGTCTTCGAGCAGATCAAGGCTGGCGAAGCCAAGACCAGCAAGTCGAAGACCACGCTCCAGATCGGCGTCGACGTCCTGCCCCCGCTCCCGAAGGACGCGGGCGATCGTAACCGCACCAGCCCGTTCGCCTTCACCGGCAACAAGTTCGAGTTCCGCGCCGTCGGCTCCAGCCAGTCGATCGGCGCCGCGATCCTCGTCCTGAACGTGATCGTCGCCGAATCGATCGACTACATCGCCACCGAGCTCGAGAAGGCCGGCCCCGACAAGTTCACCGCCACCCTCCAGAAGCTCCTCCAGAGCATCATCGTCGAGCACGGCAAGGTGATCTTCAACGGCAACGGCTACTCCGAGGAATGGCACAAGGAAGCGGAAGGCCGCGGCCTCCCGAACCTCAAGACCTCCGTCGAGGCGCTCCCCGCCTACACGCTGCCGAGCACCGTCGCCGCCTTCGAGAAGTACGGCATCCTCACCAAGGAAGAGCTCGAAAGCCGCCAGGAAATCGCGCTCGAGCAGTATGTGAAGACGATCAACGTCGAGGCGCTCCTCACCCTGGAGATCGCCAAGACCCAGATCTTCCCCGCCGCGCTGCGCCACCTCGGTGAGGTCTCCGAGTCGATCGCCAAGGCGAAGGCCATCGGTGTCGACTTCCCCTCCTGCCCGGCGGAAAAGACCGCCGAGCTGATCAAGGAGCTGGGCGCGGGCATCAAGGAACTCTGCGAGGCGCACAGCCACGAGGCCGAAGGAACGACCCTCGACCACGCGAAGTACGCCAAGGACAAGATCATCCCCGCGATGCTCAAGACCCGCGAGGCGGCCGACAAGCTCGAAGGGATCGTCGCCGACGACCTCTGGCCCCTGCCGACCTTCCAGGAAATCCTCTTCATCAAGTAA
- a CDS encoding PEP-CTERM sorting domain-containing protein: MKTAPHLMKTQHAFRKLTTRTMIALCGLFLLASTAKSHGTSSTWSFLGNGNWSTGTNWNNLTSPSTAADSATMNALVLGYTVNYDTGATGNLGTLTMANASLTTMVLNLQKSLALTTGGSMAGTLLGGTTQIQLNGNTTFTLNTGSNFMIGANTNTVVGGTYILANSGYTGTGVQVNGNLTFETANTVSNILGLTINAPVSLGAGGAIKVDSEASGGTLAIIAGNFTSSASANTVAATSSNGNATAGALLFQGATVNIGAGTAFSGFSDGTSSLSNGTNGVYFNQTSTGTQTIALGAVTGFGLRNSSSGGTMTALVSTTATANSVANAVDTFTFSSTASGDNTILKLGSNMNFAGGTYTTPFFYSLQNNMTATVDLNGYTYDATAGNAATTFSPTGTTASTSSYVAITNSGTSSLAGGNGVFKAAAFNLGGGADVGVGSGVILQATATGGVNDLGNKDASATTTINSGSTFYYSGSGTATLKSTNNRAVGNVLVGNGTLASTLQLGSTVTVAGTLTPNANATLDLNGNSLVLTGAASLSGSGTYTNSSASSTASITFAAGATGGLAPGGTGTAGSLSFTAATQPLTIKLANSTTTIDLLSPALGAGTYDTINLSNTTLDLTGGAINLNFGAGTYNGSIQLFSLANGATITGSLGSLTSNLGGAEILSLSSTGLLTFAAVPEPSTVILMCGGLLFLGGVCRRARKLSASLL, encoded by the coding sequence ATGAAGACCGCCCCCCACCTTATGAAGACCCAGCACGCCTTCCGTAAGCTCACGACCCGCACGATGATCGCCCTCTGCGGTCTCTTCCTCCTCGCGAGCACCGCGAAGTCCCACGGCACCTCCTCCACCTGGTCCTTCCTCGGGAACGGCAACTGGAGCACCGGCACCAACTGGAACAACCTCACCTCGCCCTCGACCGCCGCCGACAGCGCCACGATGAACGCCCTCGTCCTCGGCTACACCGTCAACTACGACACCGGCGCCACCGGCAACCTCGGCACCCTCACGATGGCGAACGCCTCGCTCACCACGATGGTCCTGAACCTCCAGAAGAGCCTGGCCCTGACCACCGGCGGCAGCATGGCCGGCACCCTCCTCGGCGGCACGACGCAGATCCAGCTCAACGGCAACACGACCTTCACGCTGAACACCGGGTCCAACTTCATGATCGGCGCGAACACGAACACCGTCGTCGGCGGCACCTACATCCTGGCGAACAGCGGCTACACCGGCACCGGCGTCCAGGTCAACGGCAACCTCACCTTCGAGACCGCGAACACGGTCTCGAACATCCTCGGCCTCACGATCAACGCCCCCGTCTCCCTCGGCGCGGGCGGCGCGATCAAGGTCGACAGCGAGGCCTCGGGCGGCACCCTCGCGATCATCGCGGGGAACTTCACCTCCTCGGCCAGCGCGAACACCGTCGCGGCGACCAGCTCCAACGGCAACGCCACCGCGGGGGCGCTCCTCTTCCAGGGCGCGACGGTGAACATCGGCGCGGGGACGGCCTTCAGCGGCTTCTCCGACGGGACCAGCAGCCTCTCCAACGGGACGAACGGCGTCTACTTCAACCAGACCTCGACCGGGACCCAGACCATCGCCCTCGGCGCGGTCACCGGCTTCGGCCTCCGCAACAGCTCCTCCGGCGGGACGATGACCGCCCTCGTCTCCACCACCGCGACGGCGAACTCGGTCGCCAACGCCGTCGATACCTTCACCTTCTCCTCCACCGCCTCCGGGGACAACACGATCCTGAAGCTCGGCAGCAACATGAACTTCGCGGGCGGCACCTACACCACCCCGTTCTTCTACAGCCTGCAGAACAACATGACGGCGACCGTCGACCTCAACGGCTACACCTACGACGCCACGGCGGGCAACGCGGCGACCACCTTCTCCCCCACCGGCACCACGGCGTCGACCTCCTCCTACGTCGCCATCACGAACTCGGGGACCAGCTCCCTGGCCGGCGGCAACGGCGTCTTCAAGGCGGCGGCCTTCAACCTCGGCGGCGGGGCCGACGTCGGCGTCGGCAGCGGGGTGATCCTCCAGGCGACGGCGACCGGCGGCGTCAACGACCTCGGCAACAAGGACGCCTCCGCCACCACCACGATCAACTCGGGCAGCACCTTCTATTACAGCGGCTCCGGCACGGCGACGCTGAAGTCGACGAACAACCGGGCCGTCGGCAACGTCCTCGTCGGCAACGGCACCCTCGCCTCGACCCTCCAGCTCGGCTCGACGGTCACCGTCGCGGGGACCCTGACCCCCAACGCCAACGCGACCCTCGACCTCAACGGCAACAGCCTCGTCCTGACCGGCGCGGCCAGCCTCTCCGGCTCCGGCACCTACACGAACAGCAGCGCCTCCAGCACCGCGAGCATCACCTTCGCCGCCGGGGCGACGGGCGGCCTCGCCCCGGGCGGCACCGGCACCGCGGGCAGCCTCTCCTTCACCGCCGCGACGCAGCCGCTCACCATCAAGCTCGCGAACTCGACCACCACCATCGACCTCCTCAGCCCCGCCCTCGGCGCGGGCACCTACGACACGATCAACCTCAGCAACACGACGCTCGACCTCACCGGCGGCGCGATCAACCTGAACTTCGGCGCGGGGACCTACAACGGCTCGATCCAGCTCTTCAGCCTCGCCAACGGCGCCACGATCACCGGCTCCCTCGGCAGCCTCACCAGCAACCTGGGCGGGGCCGAGATCCTCTCCCTCAGCTCGACCGGCCTCCTCACCTTCGCCGCCGTCCCCGAGCCCTCCACGGTGATCCTGATGTGCGGCGGCCTCCTCTTCCTCGGCGGCGTCTGCCGCCGCGCCCGCAAGCTCTCCGCGAGCCTCCTCTAA
- a CDS encoding Ada metal-binding domain-containing protein, producing the protein MKGPPPHSRKNPYATDAARWAAVVGKERAADGLFWFSVATTGIYCRPSCASRPALRRNVAFHASPGAAEAAGFRPCKRCRPAAGEPSLVALRADAVTRSCRRIEAALRAGTTPPRLADLAREVGLSPHHFHRLFKSALGLTPKDYAAASRDRRLRQALSPAGTDATTTTVTEALHAAGFNAASRFYAAAPRALGMSPARFRDGGSGMRIGFAHAATPFGPFLAARVEAARGLCFASLGTSPAAIERALRAAFPRAARIAADGAFGKIVARAVSLVSLEADATPSRSLFAALPPDLQATAFQCRVGEIVRQDESGRMRKTPPVST; encoded by the coding sequence GTGAAAGGCCCGCCTCCCCATTCCCGAAAAAATCCCTACGCCACCGACGCGGCCCGGTGGGCCGCCGTCGTCGGGAAGGAGCGGGCCGCCGACGGCCTCTTCTGGTTCTCCGTCGCCACCACCGGCATCTATTGCCGCCCCTCGTGCGCCTCCCGCCCCGCGCTCCGCCGGAACGTCGCCTTCCACGCCTCGCCCGGGGCGGCGGAGGCCGCCGGGTTCCGCCCGTGCAAGCGGTGCCGCCCCGCAGCGGGGGAACCCTCCCTCGTCGCGCTCCGCGCCGACGCCGTCACGCGGAGCTGCCGCCGGATCGAGGCCGCCCTCCGGGCCGGGACCACGCCGCCCCGCCTCGCCGACCTCGCCCGTGAAGTCGGCCTCAGCCCCCACCACTTCCACCGCCTTTTCAAGTCCGCCCTCGGCCTCACCCCGAAGGACTACGCCGCCGCCAGCCGCGACCGCCGCCTTCGGCAAGCCCTCTCCCCCGCCGGAACCGACGCCACGACGACCACCGTCACCGAGGCGCTCCACGCCGCCGGGTTCAACGCCGCCAGCCGCTTCTACGCGGCCGCCCCCCGCGCCCTCGGCATGAGTCCCGCCCGCTTCCGCGACGGCGGCAGCGGGATGCGGATCGGCTTCGCCCATGCCGCCACTCCCTTCGGCCCCTTCCTCGCGGCGCGGGTCGAGGCGGCCCGGGGCCTTTGCTTCGCCTCCCTCGGCACCTCGCCCGCCGCGATCGAACGCGCTCTCCGCGCCGCCTTTCCCCGCGCCGCGCGGATCGCCGCCGACGGGGCCTTCGGCAAGATCGTCGCCCGCGCCGTCTCCCTCGTCTCCCTCGAAGCAGACGCGACGCCCTCCCGGAGCCTCTTCGCCGCCCTCCCGCCCGATCTCCAGGCCACCGCCTTCCAATGCCGCGTCGGGGAAATCGTCCGCCAGGACGAAAGCGGAAGGATGAGAAAGACGCCCCCCGTTTCTACCTAG